A DNA window from Molothrus ater isolate BHLD 08-10-18 breed brown headed cowbird unplaced genomic scaffold, BPBGC_Mater_1.1 matUn_MA527, whole genome shotgun sequence contains the following coding sequences:
- the LOC118701227 gene encoding olfactory receptor 14A16-like, whose translation MSNSSCIRHFLLLALADTRQLQLLHFCLLLGISLAALLGNGLIISAVACGHHLHTPMFFFLLNLALADLGSICTTVPKAMHNSLWDTRNISYTGCATQVFFLIFFMGAEYFLLTTMCYDRYVSICKPLHYGTLLGSRACAHMAAAAWASAFLNALMHTANTFSLPLCKGNALGQFFCEVPHILKLSCAKSYLRELGLLAVSVCLSFGCFVFIVFSYVQIFRVVLRIPSEQGWHKAFSTCLPHLAVLSLFLSTGIFYYLKPPSMSSPSLDLALSVLYSVVPPALNPLIYSLRNQELKAAVWRLMTGCFQKH comes from the coding sequence atgtccaacagcagctgcatcaggcacttcctcctgctggcattggcagacacgcggcagctgcagctcctgcacttctgcctcttgctgggcatctccctggctgccctcctgggcaacggcctcatcatcagcgccgtagcctgcggccatcacctgcacacgcccatgttcttcttcctgctcaacctggccctcgctgacctgggctccatctgcaccactgtccccaaagccatgcacaattccctctgggacaccaggaacatctcctacactggatgtgctactcaggttttttttctgatcttctTCATGGGAGCAGAGTATTTTCTCCTCACTACtatgtgctacgaccgctacgtgtccatctgcaaacccctgcactacgggaccctcctgggcagcagagcttgtgcccacatggcagcagctgcctgggccagtgcctttctcaatgctcttatgcacacggccaatacattttccctgcccctttGCAAgggcaatgccctgggccagttcttctgtgaagtGCCCCAcatcctcaagctctcctgtGCCAAATCCTATCTCAGGGAACTGGGGCTTCTTGCTGTTAGTGTGTGTTTATCATTtggctgttttgtgttcattgttttctcctatgtgcagattttcagggttgtgctgaggatcccctctgagcagggatggcacaaagccttttccacctgcctccctcacctggctgtgctctctctgttcctcagcactggcaTATTTTACTacctgaagcccccctccatgtcgtccccatccctggatctggccctgtcagttctgtactcggtggtgcctccagccctgaaccccctcatctacagcctgaggaaccaggagctcaaggctgcagtgtggagactgatgactggatgctttcagaaacattaa